Proteins encoded together in one Nostoc sp. PCC 7524 window:
- a CDS encoding Nif11 family protein, producing the protein MSAENAKEMINVLQQDEALRNQIESASASSEAALNLTVELGKQQGLDFTAEEFQRELEARGFGVNTDGQLESLSPSMGDEGELSEEALEAVAGGFYYGNSRGSRCGQW; encoded by the coding sequence ATGTCCGCAGAAAATGCAAAAGAAATGATCAACGTTCTCCAACAAGATGAAGCACTTCGTAATCAGATAGAAAGTGCTAGCGCCAGCTCTGAAGCAGCACTAAATCTAACTGTAGAGTTAGGTAAACAACAAGGACTAGATTTCACTGCTGAAGAATTTCAGCGTGAATTAGAAGCACGGGGATTTGGTGTTAATACTGATGGTCAGCTAGAGAGTCTTTCTCCATCTATGGGAGATGAGGGTGAACTTTCAGAAGAAGCTCTCGAAGCCGTTGCTGGTGGATTTTATTACGGCAATAGTCGTGGTTCAAGATGCGGTCAATGGTAA
- a CDS encoding YcaO-like family protein, which translates to MSLDKNYTYGTHRLIPPEQTLANIKPHLLAMGITRCADVTGLDRLGIPVYCAIRPTRPWLQVSNGKGISHETAKVSALMEAIEVFHAETPDERLRRSSLKSLQSSGREVIEPHILPEYCSPAYFHPEFILDWVPGQELITNTDVWLPASAVYDCSSRYSPNLYRIGTNGLASGNHLLEGTIHGLYEVIERDAIAHLVVQGRLNLQTRCKFIDINTIDDPFVQPLLERINTTEFKLVLIWVKSCIAINTFWAILLDQNPYNPALIVNVGYGTHLSPSVAATRAITEAAQSRLTFIHGARDDLNAEQIFEKTNTHRQLYNYFDRITSTTSWQTLTNFAQHDLWADYNYVVQSLSKAGYNNIYRVDLTREPFNIPVVKVFVPGLIMNHSLF; encoded by the coding sequence ATGAGTCTTGATAAAAATTACACTTATGGGACACATCGTTTAATTCCCCCAGAGCAAACTTTAGCTAATATCAAACCGCACTTGCTAGCGATGGGAATTACTCGTTGTGCTGATGTGACAGGATTAGATCGGCTGGGTATCCCTGTATACTGTGCGATTCGACCTACAAGGCCTTGGCTACAAGTCTCTAATGGTAAAGGCATCTCCCATGAAACGGCTAAGGTTTCGGCGTTAATGGAGGCGATTGAAGTTTTCCATGCCGAAACACCAGATGAGCGTTTGCGGCGCAGCAGTCTCAAATCTTTGCAGTCGAGCGGCAGAGAGGTTATAGAGCCTCATATTCTCCCAGAATACTGTTCTCCAGCCTACTTTCATCCCGAATTTATCCTGGACTGGGTACCAGGGCAAGAACTCATCACTAACACAGATGTCTGGCTACCCGCCAGTGCTGTTTATGATTGTTCTTCTCGTTATTCCCCTAACTTGTATCGGATTGGAACTAATGGTTTAGCCAGTGGTAATCATCTATTAGAAGGGACGATTCATGGTCTTTATGAGGTGATTGAAAGAGATGCGATCGCACACCTTGTAGTCCAAGGGCGCTTAAATCTGCAAACAAGATGTAAATTTATTGATATTAATACGATAGATGATCCCTTTGTACAACCTTTATTAGAACGCATCAATACTACTGAGTTTAAGCTTGTTCTCATCTGGGTAAAAAGCTGTATTGCTATCAACACATTTTGGGCTATTCTGCTTGATCAAAATCCCTATAACCCTGCACTCATCGTTAATGTAGGCTATGGAACCCATCTTAGCCCTAGTGTTGCAGCCACACGAGCTATTACTGAAGCCGCCCAGTCACGATTGACATTTATCCACGGCGCACGGGATGATCTCAACGCCGAGCAAATCTTTGAGAAAACTAACACCCATCGCCAACTGTACAATTATTTTGATCGCATCACCAGTACAACCTCCTGGCAAACATTAACTAACTTTGCTCAACATGATTTATGGGCAGATTATAACTATGTTGTACAGTCTCTCTCGAAAGCTGGTTACAACAATATTTATCGTGTCGATTTGACAAGAGAACCTTTTAATATTCCAGTTGTAAAAGTTTTCGTCCCTGGCTTAATCATGAATCATTCGTTATTTTGA
- a CDS encoding MBL fold metallo-hydrolase, with protein sequence MDIEYITHASLLLRAENFSLLTDPCYFLEPFFATNLFHFPPRKLTPEMFGKLDYVYSSHIHVDHSHPETLRQLKNQVDTVLLPAKRPDLEKRYRDIGYDKIILLQNGETLKLNDSVEVTSYWDDPVDTILLVKIKDKVILHQNDCQLTPKTLSKIADKFHINYAFLLYTNFANYQPILLYASPEVISRQVAEDEEKFLQYQIDLIRILKPEKIIPYSMTLSYCQLDHLHLNGFERMTPTIFINKLLAHLPQAKHWILQPGDIINLELDMVKFAQKQNFWGETLQDYLQNITEYVQAENIPTFNFGNAEKEREKVVSYLQGRLAAKVPAIFINQIIALEVMGNHHNIVYTMDFKNSKVSVNNLPLTDISNEYLVKLSIPASIVEQLIFHNFDESLIDFILYSNRVSLKVNSNKDLSIKAKFGLLIKTLLFIFDNRDDDKE encoded by the coding sequence ATGGATATTGAATATATTACTCATGCGTCTTTATTATTGAGAGCAGAAAATTTTTCCCTGTTGACTGATCCGTGTTACTTTCTCGAACCCTTTTTCGCTACAAATTTATTTCACTTCCCACCCAGAAAACTAACACCAGAGATGTTTGGTAAATTGGACTATGTTTATAGTTCACATATTCATGTAGATCATAGCCATCCCGAAACTCTCAGACAACTCAAAAATCAGGTAGATACAGTTCTTTTACCTGCCAAAAGACCGGATTTAGAAAAAAGATACCGAGATATAGGCTATGACAAAATTATTCTTTTGCAGAATGGCGAAACCCTCAAACTTAATGACTCAGTAGAAGTTACCAGTTACTGGGATGATCCAGTCGATACTATTTTGCTAGTCAAAATCAAAGATAAAGTTATTCTCCATCAGAATGATTGTCAATTAACTCCTAAAACTTTATCTAAAATCGCAGATAAATTTCATATTAACTATGCTTTTCTGCTTTATACTAACTTTGCTAATTATCAACCAATTTTACTATATGCTTCGCCTGAAGTTATCAGCAGACAAGTAGCAGAAGATGAAGAAAAGTTTTTGCAATACCAAATTGACCTGATCAGAATTCTCAAGCCTGAGAAAATCATTCCCTATTCTATGACGTTGAGTTATTGTCAACTCGATCATTTACATTTAAATGGCTTTGAGAGAATGACTCCAACTATATTTATAAATAAACTGTTAGCTCATTTACCACAAGCGAAACATTGGATATTACAACCAGGAGATATCATTAATTTAGAGCTAGATATGGTCAAATTTGCTCAGAAACAAAACTTTTGGGGAGAAACCCTCCAAGACTATTTGCAAAATATTACTGAATATGTACAAGCAGAAAATATCCCCACATTCAACTTTGGCAATGCTGAAAAAGAGAGAGAAAAAGTTGTCAGTTATCTACAAGGACGTTTAGCTGCAAAAGTACCAGCTATATTTATTAATCAAATTATTGCTCTTGAGGTAATGGGCAATCATCATAATATCGTCTACACAATGGATTTCAAAAATTCAAAAGTTTCTGTGAATAATTTACCACTAACAGATATATCTAATGAATACCTGGTAAAACTCTCAATTCCTGCCAGTATTGTAGAACAACTAATTTTTCATAATTTTGATGAATCACTAATTGACTTTATTTTGTATTCCAATCGTGTTTCGTTAAAAGTTAATTCTAATAAAGACCTTTCTATTAAAGCAAAATTTGGGTTATTAATTAAAACTTTACTATTTATTTTTGACAATCGAGATGATGATAAAGAGTAA
- a CDS encoding NAD(P)/FAD-dependent oxidoreductase, with the protein MNYDYDLIIVGGGPAGSTMALSAAKQGLKVLLVDKEKFPRDKICGDALTVSSVEILQEFHLIDKLLLEPHGCANNMIFYSETERLMPPSMNDAQYISTSRRWIFDNVLFQAAKACTETKEGFKVENLLMQNGWVFGIQGTSADGEKQEYTAKVVAGADGCSSVVARKLGLYQSLKQDGAVATRAYYRNLDVSGSELELYYLPECRPGYFWIFPVDKETVNVGVILFDQNLKSTGIFPPQIHRQLIQSPLLKARFLQAEPVGNIQCWYLPLAKTTRTIHGNGFILSGDAAGLIDPLIAHGIDRAMVSGKIAGELLGSICRGNDYSAEALQPYADAVWKHFGYISQFAVKFRDRLQHQPLEPINSLFYKSKGKLIPHTTGENL; encoded by the coding sequence ATGAATTACGATTACGATCTGATTATAGTTGGTGGAGGACCTGCTGGCTCAACAATGGCTTTATCAGCCGCTAAACAGGGACTAAAAGTGTTACTCGTAGACAAAGAAAAATTTCCCCGTGACAAAATTTGTGGCGATGCTTTAACCGTAAGTTCTGTAGAAATTTTGCAGGAATTCCATCTCATAGATAAACTGCTGCTAGAACCTCACGGTTGTGCTAATAATATGATTTTTTACTCAGAAACTGAGCGTTTAATGCCTCCCAGTATGAATGACGCTCAATATATTTCTACATCAAGAAGATGGATATTCGATAATGTGTTATTTCAAGCAGCAAAAGCCTGTACTGAGACAAAAGAGGGATTTAAAGTTGAAAACTTGCTGATGCAAAACGGTTGGGTATTTGGCATTCAAGGAACATCTGCGGATGGGGAAAAACAGGAATACACCGCTAAAGTAGTAGCTGGCGCAGATGGTTGTAGCTCGGTAGTAGCTAGAAAATTAGGTTTATATCAATCTTTAAAACAGGATGGAGCAGTGGCGACTCGTGCCTACTATCGAAACCTTGATGTTTCGGGCAGCGAATTAGAATTGTACTATCTGCCAGAATGTAGACCTGGTTATTTTTGGATTTTCCCAGTAGATAAAGAAACTGTCAATGTCGGAGTAATCTTATTTGATCAAAACCTCAAAAGTACAGGTATTTTTCCGCCACAAATTCATCGCCAGTTAATCCAATCTCCCTTATTAAAAGCAAGATTTCTCCAAGCAGAACCAGTGGGAAATATTCAATGTTGGTATTTACCTTTAGCCAAAACAACCAGAACCATACATGGTAACGGTTTTATTCTATCAGGCGATGCGGCTGGTTTAATTGATCCGTTAATTGCTCATGGAATTGATCGAGCTATGGTGTCAGGAAAAATTGCTGGTGAGCTGTTAGGTTCGATTTGCAGAGGTAATGATTACAGTGCTGAAGCATTGCAGCCTTATGCTGATGCTGTCTGGAAACATTTTGGTTACATATCTCAATTTGCTGTTAAGTTTCGTGATCGTCTTCAGCACCAACCATTAGAGCCAATCAACTCCTTGTTTTACAAAAGTAAGGGAAAGTTGATTCCACAT
- a CDS encoding TfuA-like protein, with protein MIYESLNVAVFLGPSLPRNQASQVLDAHYYPPASKGDIYRIMASGVKTIILIDGIFHGKPSIWHRELIHAIEEGIQVFGASSMGALRASELEPFGMVGHGQVFTWYRDGLLESDDEVALLHGTEESGFVSMSEPLVNIRYTLLKAVEANYLTVEQAHSLIDEAKQLYYPQRSYQQILESRVIQDLPTESVTKLKHYLLHSHTNIKQIDAMGVLKLYANLNQEQISEPRGRFCSPSIDLQFQRLNMTGFVTPTGMRVGKDILQLLKQDIKLQERMRSQLAKRCFLLTWARQNQICFPTAQWQTYLAQWQQKYNIVNEPQWLQSNGLTALASQEILGEYFLVDWIIQQGPNYFGIEWNYQTALDAELRLTGSVESQVNLWEQLSQRRLIVEWARQNGVVCPEIELNSYLEKWQTLNSLMDAEENQAWLVEKALEAWIVDKEPEYFGISWSFPQALFQEWQITGKAAQMLVVNSP; from the coding sequence ATGATTTATGAATCTCTAAATGTAGCTGTATTCTTAGGCCCGTCTTTACCCAGAAATCAAGCTAGTCAAGTTCTTGATGCTCATTACTATCCCCCAGCCAGCAAGGGTGATATTTACCGTATTATGGCTTCAGGTGTGAAAACAATCATTCTTATTGATGGGATTTTTCACGGTAAACCTTCTATTTGGCATCGTGAACTGATTCATGCCATCGAAGAAGGAATTCAAGTATTTGGTGCATCCAGTATGGGAGCCTTGAGAGCCTCAGAGTTAGAACCTTTTGGGATGGTTGGTCACGGTCAAGTGTTTACATGGTATCGTGATGGGCTACTGGAAAGTGATGACGAAGTAGCTCTTTTACACGGCACGGAAGAGTCTGGCTTTGTCTCGATGTCTGAGCCTTTAGTAAATATTCGCTATACATTACTCAAAGCAGTAGAAGCAAACTATTTGACGGTTGAACAAGCACACTCTTTAATCGATGAAGCTAAACAACTCTACTATCCACAGCGTTCTTACCAGCAGATACTTGAGAGTCGAGTAATTCAAGACTTACCAACAGAGAGCGTAACTAAACTTAAGCATTACTTACTCCACAGCCACACTAACATCAAGCAAATTGATGCTATGGGAGTCTTGAAACTATACGCCAACCTGAATCAAGAGCAAATATCAGAACCGAGGGGACGCTTTTGTTCTCCCTCTATAGATTTACAGTTCCAGCGATTAAACATGACTGGATTTGTGACTCCTACAGGAATGAGAGTTGGCAAAGATATTTTACAACTGCTCAAACAAGATATTAAACTGCAAGAGAGGATGCGATCGCAACTAGCAAAACGCTGCTTCCTGCTCACTTGGGCTAGACAGAATCAGATATGTTTTCCCACAGCACAATGGCAAACCTATCTTGCACAATGGCAACAAAAATATAACATTGTGAATGAGCCTCAATGGTTACAATCCAATGGCCTAACTGCATTAGCCTCCCAAGAAATCTTGGGAGAGTATTTTTTAGTTGATTGGATTATTCAGCAAGGGCCGAACTATTTCGGCATTGAGTGGAACTATCAAACAGCCCTGGACGCAGAGTTACGCTTAACTGGTAGTGTTGAATCACAGGTGAATCTGTGGGAACAGTTATCACAGCGTCGTTTGATTGTAGAATGGGCGAGACAAAATGGTGTTGTGTGTCCAGAAATAGAACTAAACAGTTATCTAGAAAAATGGCAAACACTCAATAGCTTGATGGATGCAGAGGAAAATCAAGCTTGGCTAGTAGAGAAAGCCTTGGAAGCCTGGATTGTTGACAAAGAACCGGAGTATTTTGGCATTTCATGGTCTTTTCCGCAAGCATTATTTCAAGAATGGCAAATTACCGGAAAAGCTGCACAAATGTTGGTAGTCAATAGTCCATAG
- a CDS encoding Nif11 family protein, translated as MSAENARKMIEAIQQDEALQNQITSGTSNSESAFNLTVELGKQRGLDFTAEELQRELESLGVSVNADGQLESLSETVGVEGELTDEALEAIAGGYGSRWPSRRIPGPW; from the coding sequence ATGTCCGCCGAAAATGCCAGAAAAATGATCGAAGCTATTCAGCAAGATGAGGCGCTGCAAAACCAAATAACAAGTGGCACTTCCAATTCTGAGTCAGCATTTAATCTGACTGTAGAGTTAGGTAAACAGCGAGGACTTGATTTTACTGCTGAAGAGTTACAGCGCGAACTAGAATCCCTAGGAGTCAGCGTCAATGCTGATGGTCAACTAGAAAGTCTATCTGAAACAGTAGGGGTAGAGGGCGAACTTACAGATGAAGCTCTCGAAGCCATTGCTGGTGGTTACGGTTCAAGATGGCCGTCACGTCGGATACCGGGTCCTTGGTAA